Genomic DNA from bacterium:
GTTTACAACTCTGACGACAACTGCACCCTCATCGGATGCACGATCCAGCCGCACCACAAGCTGGCCTGCAAGACCAGCTATCTCACAAAACTCTATGAGTGGAGGTAAGAACCAATGGAATCAAAATATGTACTGGTAGTCAGCAACAAGGCATCAAACACTGAGAAAAGATATACGCTCGAAGAAGGCAAGGAAATCCTGGTCGGCGCTAATCCCATGGCGGCTATTCCGGTCGAGGATCAGTACATGTCTTACAACCACTTCTCCATCAATGTCAATGGAGGTAAGGTCGAGGTAAAAGACCTTAAGAGCACCAACGGTCTCTACCTTCAAATTGACGGATCTGTCCTGATTTCACCGGGCCAGACAATCATAGCCGGTAAATCCATTTTCAAATTGGAACAGGAGGGCGATCCATGTTCTTCGGAAGGCGAACGCCAGCCGGATTCTACCCCGAACACAAAGATGTGATATACCGCAGGTACGAGGTCATTGAGATTATCGGCACGGGCGTCACCAGCATAGTCATTGTATGCATCGATCTCAGTACGAAAATGAAAGTTGCTGTCAAAAGGTTCTATCCTGAAAAGATGACTAAGAAGCTTGCAGAAA
This window encodes:
- a CDS encoding FHA domain-containing protein, whose amino-acid sequence is MESKYVLVVSNKASNTEKRYTLEEGKEILVGANPMAAIPVEDQYMSYNHFSINVNGGKVEVKDLKSTNGLYLQIDGSVLISPGQTIIAGKSIFKLEQEGDPCSSEGERQPDSTPNTKM